In the Lysinibacillus sp. PLM2 genome, one interval contains:
- the hisD_1 gene encoding histidinol dehydrogenase produces MIYVKQAKSTTTTSMNEVSTIVKDIIEDIKQNGDAAVLKYEEKFGSSNRPFRVTQEEIDNSIAQLSSDTKELIDRVVERVNAFAKAQLRCLQPLDADFGDGIRMGHKIVPIETIGAYIPGGRFPLLSSGPMVVVPAKVAGVKRIVACSPANYQGGIHPAVLYGLVKSGATDIFAIGGAQAIAAMAYGTETVPEVSMIAGPGNKFVAEAKKQVFGKVGIDLLAGPSEVMVFADEQGDALKITADLLAQAEHDPSARAIFVTNSIDVANRVVEQVHETLKEFSNDSPAHASWEDYGEVIVTDSIEEGIAVCNDYASEHLHLHVEEADKYTVGLTNYGSLFIGEDSSVVFSDKVSGTNHTLPTLKAAKYTGGLWVGSYIKVLTHQKIAGEGVQYLAKHAAQQSEIEGLEGHKLSAAVRIK; encoded by the coding sequence ATGATTTATGTGAAACAAGCCAAAAGCACAACTACAACATCAATGAACGAAGTGTCTACAATTGTTAAGGATATTATTGAAGATATAAAGCAAAACGGAGATGCAGCAGTATTAAAATATGAGGAGAAATTTGGTTCTTCTAATAGACCTTTTCGAGTAACGCAGGAAGAGATTGATAATAGCATTGCTCAACTCTCAAGTGACACAAAAGAATTAATCGATAGAGTAGTAGAACGGGTAAATGCCTTTGCTAAGGCGCAATTAAGGTGCTTACAGCCATTAGATGCAGATTTCGGTGATGGCATTAGAATGGGGCATAAAATCGTACCAATTGAAACAATTGGTGCATATATTCCTGGGGGGCGTTTCCCATTACTTTCTTCAGGTCCAATGGTGGTTGTGCCAGCAAAAGTAGCGGGTGTTAAGCGCATTGTTGCGTGTAGCCCTGCAAACTATCAAGGAGGAATTCACCCAGCAGTTTTATACGGACTTGTCAAATCTGGTGCTACAGATATTTTTGCTATTGGTGGTGCACAAGCCATTGCTGCAATGGCTTATGGTACAGAAACAGTACCAGAAGTAAGCATGATTGCAGGTCCAGGAAATAAATTTGTAGCAGAAGCAAAAAAACAAGTTTTCGGAAAAGTAGGAATCGACTTACTTGCAGGTCCAAGTGAAGTTATGGTATTTGCTGATGAACAAGGCGATGCATTAAAAATTACTGCTGATTTATTGGCGCAAGCTGAACATGACCCGAGTGCACGTGCGATATTTGTGACAAACTCGATAGATGTAGCAAATCGAGTAGTAGAACAAGTACATGAAACATTGAAGGAATTTTCAAATGATTCACCAGCACATGCTTCTTGGGAAGATTACGGTGAAGTCATTGTTACGGATTCAATCGAAGAAGGAATCGCCGTATGCAATGATTATGCAAGCGAGCATTTACATTTACATGTAGAAGAAGCTGATAAATATACAGTAGGTTTAACAAATTACGGTTCTTTATTTATTGGAGAGGATAGCTCAGTTGTATTCTCTGATAAAGTGTCGGGTACAAATCATACACTCCCTACACTAAAAGCTGCTAAGTATACAGGCGGACTATGGGTAGGAAGCTATATTAAAGTATTAACGCATCAAAAAATAGCAGGTGAAGGTGTCCAATACTTAGCGAAACACGCTGCACAGCAGTCTGAAATCGAAGGGTTAGAGGGACACAAACTATCTGCAGCAGTTCGAATCAAATAA